The genomic interval CTCCGCCTCCGTCCGATCCCCCACCATGCGGTAAGCCAAGTTCACAATCACCGTCGCATATCGTTCGACTAACTGGCCGAATGCATCCTGGTCCTGCTTGAGGCAGCGAGCAACCAACTTGGCCTCGTCTGCCGCTCCTCGTGGGTCTAGCAGTATCGCCATGCTCGTTCACCCTGCATGGCCGCTGCCGAATATCCCATTCTGCTTCCCTGATCTATTAGACGAGTCATCACGGTGAAGGTAAACGCCTACAAAATGATTAGAATCGGTAACTGGCCCCGACCGAGAATGCTTGATCCGGAGCCCCATTGGATACGCCTAGCGTCACACCGGCATTCAATCTCCAGGCCGCCGAAGCCGTATAGTTCACCGCGAAGAAAACATCACGGGCATTTACAAACCCCGGGACAATGGCTCGGTACTCTTCGAAATAGACGCTCGCCAAGAGATCTTTCGTCACGTAGTAACCGGCCCCGACGTCATACCAATATTGATTCTGGAAGTTCAGCCCATCGGGATCCCCGATGATGTTGTAGCCCCCATCCAAAAATGCAATCCAACTATTGCCCAACATTTTGGACATTTCGATGCCTGCCCCATAGTCCCATTCGCCGGTTCCAAGGCCCTGGCTGGCACTCGCCGTCGGCATCTTCACCCGTCCCGTTACCGCGATAAGCGGGAGATAGTCATTTTCTTCCACTACATAGTAGCGCCCTCTCAGAATAATATCGCCGAGACCCGACGTCGTTACTTTTTGTCCGGCTGTTCTGGTTGTAGTTCCGCACGTGCGGTTCTTCCCGCTCACGTTAGAATTCTTCCCGCTACAGCCTCCATCGTCAGGAGTGCCTCCCCC from Nitrospirota bacterium carries:
- a CDS encoding transporter; this encodes MMLKWTRVLIGVVMCLGLWVMVGNAADKTDQGPPSPDRNWQLGFTPSYSSGNFGTGTTSTFFYAPLSIRRMFKDGDVTLVIPFVTATSDGRTTLVGGTATRVDDNTNSGSGGGGGGTPDDGGCSGKNSNVSGKNRTCGTTTRTAGQKVTTSGLGDIILRGRYYVVEENDYLPLIAVTGRVKMPTASASQGLGTGEWDYGAGIEMSKMLGNSWIAFLDGGYNIIGDPDGLNFQNQYWYDVGAGYYVTKDLLASVYFEEYRAIVPGFVNARDVFFAVNYTASAAWRLNAGVTLGVSNGAPDQAFSVGASYRF